Genomic DNA from Edaphobacter lichenicola:
CGAGCGGCTGGAGCATTTCATCTCGGAGCGCTTCGAGGAGCGTATTGCCACAAAACTCGGTCACCCAAAGTTTGATCCCCACGGTCATTGCATTCCTGAGATGGACGGCAGAATGCCAAAGCAAGTATCTAGACCGTTGACAGACATTGAACAAGATGGGAAGTTTCTTGTGGACAGCGTTTCAGATCAGGACCCACTTCTGTTAAAGCAACTAAAGGCTCACGGCGTCACTCCAGGCGCGCGTTTGCATTTCGCTAGGCCGTCCCAGGAAGAATTTGTTCTACGCGCAGGCAGCAATTCGAAGGCTTTACGCCTCTCTCGTACTCACGCGGGTACCGTCCGAGTCCGTTCCGCGGATTGAAAAAGACAAGCGGGATTCGTACGTTTCAATAGACGCGTGATCCACGAATGAAATGTGAACTGTCGTAGACAGGACAATGCATTCATTAAAGAGGGACGCTGTCGTTGATGTCCGAATTCTGGGCGGATGGTCGACAAATCGGAAGTTGCACCAACGGTGAGTTGGGTCCCAGAATAGAGTTTCGTAACAGTCTCGAACAGGCCCGCTGAGGAGGGTGGCGGAGGACGCAACGCGCCCGCAGACAGGGAGGATGGGTCCTCCCTGCAAGCGATTAGGTCTCTCGGCAGCCTAAACAGCAAAGAACCTTCATGAAAAGATAAAAGCTGTTGAAATGACCGGGACACGCTATTGTTGTGGGAGTCCTGAACCGACGGAGAATCGTGCTCGTGTGCCCAAATGATGCCGTAGACGCCGCGTTGCCATCGCTGCCCGAACGAGTCCTCGCGGCCCTTCAAAAGCGGCCAAATCAGAAGGCAGTCGAACTTGCTCAAGTTCTCGGCGTGGATCGTCGCGAGGTCAATCGCTGCCTTACGTACAACCTAGCTGGCAAAGTCATACAAAATGCCGCATACCGTTGGCAGTTGCGCAATGATACTGCGATTCCGACCATGGCCTTGGCTCGGCCTATGGCACCGCCGACAGAAGTTCAACGTCTCTGTCGCTATTACCTTGAGTGCGTTGGGCCGGATTCTGACGGAGGGGTAAGCGCTTTTGCCGCCTCCCGATATGGAGATCCCGACTATGCTGAACTTCCGGCCCTTCCGATGCCCGG
This window encodes:
- a CDS encoding metal-dependent transcriptional regulator, giving the protein MTTRRVNLNTESVDNYLKAIFTLGGPDEERVTSSALAERLGVAPASITNMLQKLAASASPLVEYERHRGVRLSLAGRRRALEIVRHHRLLEAFLYEVLDYPIEEVHDEAERLEHFISERFEERIATKLGHPKFDPHGHCIPEMDGRMPKQVSRPLTDIEQDGKFLVDSVSDQDPLLLKQLKAHGVTPGARLHFARPSQEEFVLRAGSNSKALRLSRTHAGTVRVRSAD